The Fusobacterium necrophorum subsp. necrophorum genome has a window encoding:
- the tnpA gene encoding IS200/IS605 family transposase, which produces MANINFGRGYVYSIQYHMVWCVKYRHEILVADIEKDLKEILRNISEELEIKIVEMETEKDHIHLLIECSPQHFIPRIIKILKGSSARKLFVKYPELKKRLWGGHLWNPSYFVATVSENTEEQIKKYIQTQKIK; this is translated from the coding sequence ATGGCAAATATTAATTTTGGAAGAGGATATGTCTATTCAATTCAATATCATATGGTATGGTGTGTAAAGTATAGACATGAAATTTTAGTCGCTGATATTGAAAAGGATTTGAAAGAAATATTAAGAAACATATCAGAAGAATTAGAAATAAAAATAGTTGAAATGGAGACAGAGAAAGATCATATTCATCTATTGATAGAATGTAGTCCACAACATTTCATTCCTAGAATAATAAAAATACTAAAAGGAAGCTCAGCAAGAAAATTATTTGTAAAATATCCTGAACTAAAAAAAAGATTATGGGGTGGACATTTGTGGAACCCAAGTTATTTTGTTGCAACAGTATCAGAAAATACAGAAGAACAAATAAAAAAATATATTCAAACTCAAAAAATAAAATAA
- a CDS encoding IS30 family transposase, with protein sequence MNARKELGHIEMDTVARKQGSSSCLLVLTDRKSRLEIIRKLEAKSFAHVGKAVRDIITEYPGWIKTITNDNGSEFMNTPAIERLGIPYFYAHSYCSWERGSNESNNKLIRRYLPKGMDIGEVSEERIKEIEEWMNTYPRKLWNGKSSKEIHVEEFTKYLC encoded by the coding sequence ATCAATGCGCGCAAAGAACTTGGTCATATTGAAATGGATACCGTCGCCAGAAAGCAAGGAAGCTCCTCTTGTCTTCTTGTATTAACAGATCGGAAATCAAGATTAGAAATCATACGAAAGCTAGAAGCAAAGAGTTTCGCTCATGTGGGAAAAGCCGTTCGTGATATCATAACAGAATATCCGGGATGGATAAAAACCATTACCAACGATAATGGAAGCGAATTCATGAATACGCCTGCGATAGAAAGATTAGGAATTCCCTATTTTTATGCGCATAGTTATTGTTCTTGGGAACGAGGAAGCAACGAGAGTAACAATAAGCTAATTCGAAGATATCTTCCCAAAGGAATGGATATCGGAGAAGTAAGCGAAGAAAGAATAAAAGAAATAGAAGAGTGGATGAATACATATCCTAGAAAATTATGGAATGGGAAAAGTTCAAAAGAAATACATGTAGAGGAATTTACAAAATATTTATGTTAG
- a CDS encoding RNA-guided endonuclease TnpB family protein, translating to MANYVLTLPLKTEKWQEDILDKRLNIARLLYNASLNEILKRYRKMQNDVEYKHMKHLDPKEQSKKYKEFDNKYGISKFDLNQYIKPMTQKFKKNIGSQMGQEIAERAYLAFEKLKYGKAKKVYFKRYGDFYSVREKGNKTGLRLFKEENCISWLGFKIPLIIRKNDSYAQKCFLDNLLFCKLLKKVIRGKNKYYVQITFEGVPPKKHEVRNHAEVGLDIGTSTIAIVSDKEVKLQILAENIGINEKEKTRLQRKLDRQRRANNPNKYNTDGTIKSNNKEKWKKSKSYLKTQLKLSDMQRKIAEKRKQSHTILANSILEIGTIVKVENMSFKGLQKRSKKNEISEKTGKFKKKKRFGKSLSNRAPALLIEIIDRKLRYIGKNIIKINTFKVKASQLNHETEEYEKKSLSKRWVEIVGNKIQRDLYSAFLIKNVKENLEEVDIEKVKKEFKNFVRLHNEEMERIKKSDIKRLKCMGF from the coding sequence ATGGCTAATTATGTGTTAACTTTGCCGTTAAAAACAGAAAAATGGCAAGAGGATATTTTAGATAAAAGATTAAATATTGCTAGATTACTATATAATGCTAGTCTTAATGAAATCCTTAAAAGATATAGAAAGATGCAAAATGATGTTGAATATAAACATATGAAACATCTTGATCCAAAAGAACAAAGTAAGAAATATAAAGAATTCGATAACAAATACGGTATTTCAAAATTTGATTTGAATCAATACATAAAACCTATGACACAAAAATTTAAAAAGAATATAGGTTCTCAAATGGGACAAGAAATAGCAGAAAGAGCATATCTAGCTTTTGAAAAATTAAAATATGGAAAGGCTAAAAAAGTATATTTTAAAAGATATGGAGATTTCTACTCTGTGAGAGAAAAAGGAAATAAAACAGGACTTAGGCTTTTTAAAGAAGAGAATTGTATATCTTGGTTAGGTTTTAAAATTCCTTTAATAATAAGAAAAAATGATAGCTATGCGCAAAAATGTTTTTTAGATAATTTACTTTTTTGTAAGTTATTAAAAAAAGTGATTAGAGGAAAAAATAAATATTATGTACAAATTACTTTTGAAGGTGTTCCACCTAAAAAACATGAGGTAAGGAATCATGCTGAAGTTGGTCTAGATATAGGAACTTCAACAATAGCAATCGTTAGCGATAAGGAAGTTAAATTACAAATATTAGCAGAAAATATTGGAATAAATGAAAAAGAAAAAACAAGACTACAAAGAAAATTAGATAGGCAGAGAAGAGCAAATAATCCTAATAAATATAATACTGATGGTACTATAAAAAGTAATAATAAAGAAAAATGGAAAAAAAGTAAATCATATTTAAAAACACAATTAAAACTTTCTGATATGCAAAGAAAAATCGCAGAGAAAAGGAAACAATCTCATACTATTTTAGCGAATAGTATACTAGAAATTGGAACAATAGTAAAGGTTGAAAATATGAGTTTTAAAGGTTTACAGAAAAGAAGTAAAAAAAATGAAATATCTGAAAAAACCGGAAAATTCAAAAAGAAAAAAAGATTTGGGAAATCCTTATCTAATAGAGCACCAGCATTATTGATTGAAATCATAGATAGAAAATTAAGATATATAGGAAAAAATATAATCAAAATTAATACTTTTAAAGTAAAAGCAAGTCAACTAAATCATGAAACAGAAGAATATGAAAAGAAAAGTCTATCAAAAAGATGGGTAGAAATAGTAGGAAATAAAATACAAAGAGATTTGTATTCAGCATTTTTAATAAAAAATGTAAAAGAAAATTTGGAAGAAGTAGATATAGAGAAAGTTAAAAAGGAATTTAAAAATTTTGTAAGATTACATAATGAGGAAATGGAAAGAATAAAAAAAAGTGATATAAAAAGATTAAAATGTATGGGATTTTAA
- a CDS encoding helix-turn-helix domain-containing protein — translation MFTTTNQRRKLLWFKNNISQKDKHLTLWERGQIEAYWNMGLFKTEIALRIGVSRRIIQREIQRE, via the coding sequence TTGTTTACGACAACCAATCAAAGGAGAAAACTACTATGGTTCAAAAACAATATATCACAAAAAGACAAACATTTAACTTTATGGGAAAGAGGGCAAATAGAAGCCTATTGGAATATGGGACTTTTCAAAACTGAAATTGCTCTACGGATAGGAGTCAGTCGAAGAATCATTCAACGAGAAATACAAAGAGAATGA
- the cas6 gene encoding CRISPR-associated endoribonuclease Cas6 codes for MRFILKFSLHSTFLPIEIRRAVVSFIKKSLTEAHDAKYYEKFFKDTQLKDYCFSTIYSLEKFHPDCIELKKPEMSVVLSCTEKENIGFLLMNVFLLQRYKKFPLPNQNFMILQEIRPVKEKEIQGETALFRSTLGGGITVREHLQEENKDIYYSVGDENFLEKLDWIMKKRFERLGYPKDMIKFSSKLISGKKVIVKHFGLKFPVTNGIFEIQAPKVLLKEVYRTGLGSRLSQGLGLLEYLGPGGDINEA; via the coding sequence ATGCGGTTTATTTTAAAATTTTCTTTACATTCAACATTTCTTCCAATAGAAATAAGAAGAGCGGTAGTCAGTTTCATAAAAAAATCTTTAACAGAAGCTCATGATGCGAAGTATTATGAAAAATTTTTTAAGGATACTCAATTGAAAGATTACTGTTTTTCTACTATTTATTCTTTGGAAAAATTTCATCCGGACTGTATTGAGTTGAAAAAACCGGAGATGTCTGTAGTACTGTCTTGTACAGAAAAAGAAAATATTGGATTTCTTTTGATGAATGTCTTTTTACTACAAAGATATAAAAAATTCCCACTTCCCAATCAGAATTTCATGATTTTGCAGGAAATACGTCCTGTGAAGGAAAAAGAAATTCAAGGGGAGACTGCTCTGTTCCGTTCTACTTTAGGAGGCGGAATTACTGTGAGGGAACATTTACAAGAAGAAAATAAAGATATTTATTATTCTGTCGGAGACGAAAATTTTCTGGAAAAATTGGATTGGATTATGAAAAAACGTTTTGAAAGACTAGGCTATCCAAAAGATATGATAAAATTTTCCAGTAAACTTATTTCCGGAAAGAAAGTGATTGTAAAACATTTTGGTTTGAAATTTCCTGTGACAAATGGAATTTTTGAAATTCAAGCTCCTAAAGTATTGCTGAAAGAAGTATATCGGACAGGCTTAGGTTCCAGACTTTCTCAAGGCTTGGGTTTGCTTGAATACTTGGGTCCGGGGGGTGACATAAATGAAGCATAG
- the ffh gene encoding signal recognition particle protein, with amino-acid sequence MLDNLGSRFQEIFKKVRGHGKLSESNIKDALKEVKMSLLEADVNYKVVKDFIESIREKAIGTEVLKGINPGQQFIKLVNDELVELLGGTNARLTKASKNPTVLMLSGLQGAGKTTFAGKLAKFLKKQNERVLLVAADVYRPAAIKQLQVLGEQVEVSVYAEEGHQDVLGICERALEKAKEEHDTYMIIDTAGRLHIDETLMEELKNIKRLTRPQEILLVVDSMIGQDAVNLAKSFNENLSIDGVVLTKLDGDTRGGAALSIKSVVGKPIKFIGVGEKLDDIELFHPDRLVSRILGMGDVVSLVEKAQSAIEEEEAKSLEEKIRTQKFDLNDFLKQLQNIKKLGSLGSILKLIPGMGQIGDLAPAEKEMKKVEAIIQSMTKQERKKPEILKASRKQRIAKGSGTDVADINRLLKQFDQMKTMMKMFAGGKMPNFPNLNGMMSGKGGRFPF; translated from the coding sequence ATGTTAGATAATTTAGGATCTAGGTTTCAAGAAATTTTCAAGAAAGTTAGAGGGCATGGAAAATTAAGTGAAAGTAATATCAAAGACGCTTTAAAAGAAGTAAAAATGTCACTTTTAGAAGCAGATGTGAACTATAAAGTAGTCAAAGATTTTATAGAGTCTATTCGAGAGAAAGCGATTGGAACGGAAGTATTAAAAGGAATCAACCCGGGACAGCAATTCATTAAGTTGGTAAATGATGAATTGGTAGAATTGCTTGGAGGAACCAATGCGAGGCTTACAAAAGCTTCTAAAAATCCGACTGTTTTAATGCTTTCCGGATTACAAGGAGCAGGGAAAACAACTTTTGCAGGGAAATTGGCGAAGTTTTTAAAAAAACAAAACGAAAGGGTACTCTTGGTAGCTGCCGATGTGTATCGTCCTGCAGCCATTAAGCAGTTACAAGTTTTGGGAGAGCAGGTAGAGGTTTCAGTCTATGCGGAAGAAGGACATCAAGACGTACTTGGAATTTGTGAGAGAGCTTTGGAAAAAGCAAAAGAAGAACATGATACTTACATGATTATTGATACAGCGGGAAGATTGCATATTGATGAAACTCTGATGGAAGAATTGAAGAATATAAAACGATTGACAAGACCTCAAGAAATTTTATTGGTTGTAGATTCTATGATAGGGCAAGATGCAGTCAATTTAGCAAAGTCTTTCAATGAAAATTTGAGTATTGATGGGGTTGTTTTGACAAAATTGGATGGAGATACTCGTGGAGGGGCAGCTCTATCCATAAAATCGGTGGTAGGAAAACCGATTAAATTCATTGGAGTGGGAGAAAAGTTGGACGATATTGAACTATTTCATCCCGATCGTTTGGTTTCCAGAATTTTAGGAATGGGAGATGTCGTTTCTTTAGTCGAAAAAGCACAAAGTGCAATTGAGGAAGAAGAGGCAAAATCTTTGGAGGAAAAAATTCGTACTCAAAAATTTGATTTGAACGATTTTTTAAAACAATTACAAAATATTAAAAAATTAGGCTCTTTGGGAAGTATTTTAAAGTTAATTCCGGGAATGGGACAGATTGGAGACTTAGCTCCTGCAGAAAAAGAAATGAAAAAAGTGGAAGCCATTATTCAATCTATGACAAAACAGGAGAGAAAGAAACCGGAAATATTGAAGGCAAGTCGAAAACAAAGAATTGCAAAGGGAAGTGGAACCGATGTGGCGGATATCAATCGTCTGTTGAAACAATTTGATCAAATGAAGACGATGATGAAAATGTTTGCGGGGGGTAAAATGCCGAACTTTCCAAACTTAAACGGAATGATGTCAGGAAAAGGTGGAAGATTTCCATTTTAA
- a CDS encoding flavodoxin family protein yields MKTLVVYSSLTGNTKKATTWAFEAISEEKKLLSVDEAMNIDLSPYTKIVHGFWVDKGSLDSKSRKFLKKVKGKEIIFIGTLGAYPDSDHAKKVTERSRKIAEEENHYLGTCMVQGKMSDSLLASMDKFPLNLIFRKTEERLERIKVAALHPNEEDKRKIQEFVRNLY; encoded by the coding sequence ATGAAAACTCTTGTTGTATATTCAAGCTTAACAGGAAACACAAAAAAAGCTACTACTTGGGCATTTGAAGCAATTTCTGAAGAAAAGAAATTGCTTTCTGTGGACGAAGCAATGAACATTGATCTTTCCCCTTATACCAAAATTGTACATGGTTTTTGGGTTGATAAAGGAAGTTTGGATTCCAAATCTCGAAAATTTTTAAAAAAAGTAAAGGGAAAAGAAATTATTTTTATTGGAACTTTAGGGGCTTATCCCGATTCCGATCATGCCAAAAAAGTCACGGAACGTTCTCGAAAAATAGCAGAAGAGGAAAATCATTACTTGGGGACTTGTATGGTACAAGGAAAAATGTCAGATTCTTTATTAGCTTCTATGGATAAGTTTCCTCTCAATTTGATTTTTAGAAAAACGGAAGAAAGATTGGAAAGAATTAAAGTGGCTGCCTTACATCCAAATGAAGAAGACAAACGAAAAATTCAAGAATTCGTTAGAAATTTATATTAA
- a CDS encoding helix-turn-helix domain-containing protein → MFFNKTFGCVRLVYHLMLHDRMKAYEET, encoded by the coding sequence ATATTTTTTAATAAAACGTTTGGTTGTGTTCGTCTTGTCTATCATCTTATGTTACATGATAGAATGAAAGCGTATGAAGAAACGTAG
- a CDS encoding arginine deiminase-related protein → MKSYITGKVLMIRPVHFAYNEETAVNNYYQKKDLKSPKEIQEEALKEFDTMVEVLRKNKVEVKVLEDRLQPYTPDSIFPNNWFSSHENGTVVLYPMFAENRRLERREEIYELLDENQVNILDYSKLEEEGIYLEGTGSLVLDRKNRKVYCSLSQRADKRLLDIFCQDLAYEKIAFHSYQTVQGKRKEIYHTNVMMSVGEKFALLCAEAIDKREERERVIASLEEDGKEIIFITEEQVEHFLGNALEIRNAEGVHLCVMSLSAYQILTEEQKQILEKYVVIVPVRVSTIEKYGGGSARCMLAELY, encoded by the coding sequence ATGAAATCTTATATTACAGGAAAAGTCTTGATGATAAGGCCGGTGCACTTTGCTTATAACGAAGAAACGGCTGTCAATAACTACTATCAAAAGAAAGACTTGAAATCTCCAAAAGAGATTCAAGAAGAAGCTTTGAAAGAATTTGATACTATGGTGGAAGTATTACGAAAAAATAAAGTGGAGGTAAAAGTTTTGGAAGATCGTTTACAACCATATACTCCGGATAGTATTTTTCCAAATAATTGGTTTTCCAGTCATGAGAACGGGACTGTCGTTTTGTACCCCATGTTTGCAGAAAATCGTAGATTAGAGCGAAGAGAAGAGATTTATGAGCTTTTAGATGAAAATCAAGTGAATATTTTAGATTACAGCAAATTGGAAGAAGAAGGAATTTATTTGGAAGGAACCGGTTCTCTGGTACTGGACAGAAAAAACAGAAAAGTTTATTGTTCTTTATCACAAAGAGCGGACAAAAGACTTTTGGATATTTTTTGTCAGGATTTGGCATATGAAAAGATAGCTTTTCATTCCTATCAAACAGTTCAGGGGAAACGAAAAGAAATTTATCATACCAATGTTATGATGAGTGTAGGAGAAAAATTTGCTCTTTTATGTGCGGAGGCGATTGACAAGAGAGAAGAAAGAGAAAGGGTGATTGCCAGCTTGGAAGAAGACGGCAAGGAAATTATTTTCATTACAGAGGAACAGGTGGAGCATTTTTTAGGAAATGCTTTAGAAATAAGAAATGCAGAGGGAGTTCATCTGTGTGTCATGTCCCTAAGTGCTTATCAAATTTTGACAGAAGAACAAAAACAAATTTTGGAAAAATATGTTGTTATTGTGCCTGTTCGGGTGTCTACCATTGAAAAATATGGAGGAGGCTCTGCGAGGTGTATGTTGGCGGAGTTGTACTAA
- a CDS encoding nitroreductase family protein, which yields MKIIESLQSRRSYYNIEKKIPVTETEIFALIEQATELVPDAFNMKSSRVVTVTGKMQDTLWNSIYNAFEGKVAKEKIDSFQKGYGTVLYFYEQEVVKGLQEKFPLYADNFPLWASQSSAMLQLTIWSGLRELGIGASLQHYNPVIDEVVKKLLHLPASYVLVAQMPFGGILEEPAPKEKEEIQTRVQFVK from the coding sequence ATGAAAATTATTGAATCATTACAAAGTAGACGTTCTTATTATAATATCGAAAAAAAAATTCCTGTAACAGAAACAGAGATTTTCGCTCTGATAGAACAAGCCACAGAATTAGTTCCGGATGCTTTCAATATGAAAAGCTCCAGAGTTGTCACAGTCACAGGAAAAATGCAGGATACATTATGGAACAGTATCTACAATGCTTTTGAAGGAAAGGTGGCAAAAGAAAAAATTGACAGCTTTCAGAAAGGATATGGAACTGTCCTTTATTTCTACGAACAGGAAGTGGTAAAAGGATTGCAAGAAAAATTTCCTCTATATGCAGACAATTTTCCCCTTTGGGCTTCTCAATCTTCTGCTATGCTGCAATTGACTATCTGGAGTGGACTTCGAGAATTAGGAATAGGAGCTTCTTTGCAACATTACAATCCTGTCATTGATGAAGTAGTCAAAAAGTTATTACATTTACCGGCTTCTTATGTTCTTGTAGCTCAAATGCCTTTTGGAGGAATTTTGGAAGAACCAGCTCCAAAAGAGAAAGAAGAGATTCAAACAAGAGTTCAATTTGTAAAATAA
- the ylxM gene encoding YlxM family DNA-binding protein — MDLQEFLEIGSLLELYKNLLSEKQKEYLIEHFEKDYSLSEIANTHNVSRQAVSDNIKRGIKLLNEYEKKLKMFEQKRKLRERLESLEKDFRLEVLENIMDELL; from the coding sequence ATGGACTTACAGGAATTTTTAGAAATAGGAAGTCTTTTGGAGCTTTATAAAAATCTATTGAGCGAGAAGCAAAAAGAATATTTAATAGAACATTTTGAAAAAGATTACTCCTTGAGTGAGATTGCAAATACTCATAATGTGAGCCGACAAGCAGTTTCTGATAATATCAAGCGAGGAATCAAGCTGCTCAATGAGTACGAGAAAAAATTGAAAATGTTCGAGCAAAAAAGAAAATTACGAGAAAGATTAGAGAGTTTGGAAAAAGATTTTCGTCTGGAAGTATTAGAAAATATTATGGATGAACTGTTGTAA
- a CDS encoding NAD-dependent epimerase/dehydratase family protein: MSKILVMGGNQFLGKALCESLLALGHTVFALNRGNRKNVRDVFHISVDRNEENQLKKALSGLEVDYIVDISGYEPLQVSILLESMKGNYKQYIYISSASIYQEIQNIPAEEDKIGENSIWGDYAKNKFLSEQEILKKIGNAKYTIFRPFYIYGIGNNLDREAYIFKRIEHNLPVYLPNDGKEKIQFAYVEDLVHAIIYSFGKEEYYNEIFNVSGEEIVSIKEYVELCAKAMKKAVEIRYFFLEDTKWKARDWFPFRNVNLFGNIEKLLSTGFRNQYSLLSGLQKTYQFLKKNKMLVFPELHEIEKTK; this comes from the coding sequence ATGTCAAAAATTTTAGTTATGGGTGGAAACCAATTTTTGGGAAAGGCTCTTTGTGAAAGCTTACTTGCTCTAGGACATACTGTTTTTGCTTTAAATCGAGGAAATCGAAAAAATGTAAGGGATGTATTTCATATTTCCGTTGATAGAAATGAAGAAAATCAATTAAAAAAAGCTCTATCCGGTCTTGAAGTGGACTATATTGTAGATATTTCGGGATATGAGCCATTACAGGTCAGTATATTGTTGGAGAGTATGAAAGGAAACTATAAACAGTATATTTATATTAGCAGTGCCTCCATTTATCAGGAAATCCAAAATATTCCTGCAGAGGAGGATAAGATTGGAGAAAATTCCATTTGGGGAGACTATGCTAAAAACAAATTTTTATCGGAACAAGAAATTCTGAAAAAGATTGGGAATGCAAAGTACACAATTTTCAGACCTTTTTACATTTATGGAATTGGGAATAATTTAGACAGAGAAGCTTATATTTTTAAGAGAATAGAACATAATCTTCCGGTCTATCTTCCTAATGATGGAAAAGAAAAAATTCAGTTCGCTTATGTAGAGGATTTGGTTCATGCCATTATATATTCCTTTGGAAAGGAAGAATACTACAATGAGATTTTTAATGTAAGTGGAGAAGAGATTGTCAGTATAAAGGAATATGTTGAATTATGTGCGAAAGCGATGAAGAAGGCAGTGGAAATACGATATTTTTTTCTGGAAGATACCAAATGGAAGGCAAGAGATTGGTTTCCTTTCCGAAATGTTAACTTGTTTGGAAATATAGAAAAATTATTGTCTACAGGATTCCGAAATCAATATTCTTTGCTGTCAGGACTTCAGAAAACCTATCAATTTTTGAAGAAAAATAAAATGTTGGTTTTCCCGGAGTTACATGAAATAGAAAAGACAAAATAA
- a CDS encoding RNA-guided endonuclease TnpB family protein, with translation MKKRRNDIIKSHDIICMEDFNTKGLLHNHQLAKSIADVSWARFVNKLEYKAKWYGKELIKVDRQYPSSQLCSVCGHRDGKKTLAIREWTCSICHTHHDRDINASKNILAEGLRMRETA, from the coding sequence ATGAAGAAACGTAGGAATGATATTATCAAAAGCCACGATATTATCTGTATGGAAGACTTCAACACAAAAGGATTGCTTCATAATCATCAACTCGCAAAATCTATCGCTGATGTATCTTGGGCTAGATTTGTAAACAAACTAGAGTATAAAGCAAAATGGTATGGGAAAGAGCTCATAAAAGTAGATAGACAGTATCCATCAAGTCAACTATGCTCTGTATGTGGTCATAGAGATGGCAAGAAAACCCTTGCTATAAGAGAGTGGACTTGTTCCATTTGTCATACACATCACGACAGAGATATCAATGCAAGTAAAAATATATTGGCGGAAGGTCTAAGAATGAGGGAGACAGCTTAA
- the cas8a1 gene encoding type I CRISPR-associated protein Cas8a1/Csx8 yields MKHSIDPKVYSGFDTAISASDWRYSAAIVGLQYYLEKMKKTYKIEKNIEIDKILDDFFLYHSQDITEKEYLQFVERFYGEELAHKALENKLNSKSTFHEEEVKWIKEKMAANTTLKKIFSKVKFIGENKQEILNLIEENRDFMIKETFRNKKNLYDNYCQSGVLLTEASKDSVCRVKGYYIDTGKKGKSMAYNFKTDTIVYEDDLIFDFIPFAFNGSSFETVFLNDNVDLELLIKMNYNVQVLWKRKEEERIEIPRNLMELLQSKTHQLKYGMEIIYKDREKTHFDSWYLRNESIEIFQKVNISKIQLNLKEGEIYRNILKETFKNIMNLSRVDDTIHFLLKEKEKKINTIGINLAIEELLEINNRIKNGGEKMTGNIKAAKACAREVVKEFKKKNIEKKLDSYRQKLISSLVFRDYKGTLDILMQLSNYSGVSFGFVFDFIENPSQNDDLVRAFVFKLNSTEYEPNGKEKKTEDK; encoded by the coding sequence ATGAAGCATAGTATTGATCCGAAAGTTTACAGTGGTTTTGATACTGCCATTTCTGCTTCTGATTGGAGATACTCTGCGGCTATTGTGGGTTTGCAGTATTATCTGGAGAAAATGAAAAAAACATATAAAATAGAAAAAAACATTGAAATTGATAAGATTTTGGATGATTTTTTTCTATATCATTCACAAGATATTACTGAAAAAGAATATCTACAATTTGTGGAGAGGTTTTATGGAGAAGAATTAGCTCATAAAGCTTTGGAAAATAAATTGAACAGTAAATCTACTTTTCATGAAGAAGAAGTAAAATGGATAAAAGAAAAGATGGCAGCCAATACTACTCTGAAAAAAATTTTTTCAAAAGTGAAGTTTATAGGAGAAAATAAACAAGAAATTTTAAATCTTATCGAAGAAAATAGAGATTTCATGATAAAGGAAACTTTTCGAAATAAAAAAAATCTGTATGACAATTATTGTCAATCCGGTGTCTTATTAACAGAAGCCTCAAAAGATAGTGTATGCCGAGTGAAAGGTTATTATATTGATACTGGGAAAAAGGGAAAATCAATGGCGTATAATTTTAAAACAGATACGATTGTATATGAAGATGACCTTATTTTTGACTTCATTCCTTTTGCATTCAATGGAAGTTCTTTTGAAACTGTTTTTTTAAATGATAATGTAGATTTAGAACTTTTAATAAAAATGAACTATAATGTACAAGTATTGTGGAAGAGAAAAGAAGAGGAAAGAATAGAGATTCCACGAAATTTAATGGAATTATTACAAAGTAAAACGCATCAGTTGAAATATGGAATGGAAATTATTTATAAAGATCGGGAAAAAACACATTTTGACAGTTGGTATTTGCGAAATGAAAGCATAGAAATTTTTCAAAAAGTTAATATTTCGAAAATTCAGTTGAATCTGAAAGAGGGTGAAATTTACAGAAACATTTTAAAGGAAACATTTAAAAATATTATGAATTTAAGCAGAGTAGATGATACAATTCATTTTTTACTGAAGGAAAAAGAAAAAAAGATAAATACTATAGGTATCAATCTTGCAATAGAAGAATTGTTAGAAATCAATAATAGAATCAAGAATGGAGGGGAAAAAATGACTGGAAATATAAAAGCAGCCAAAGCTTGTGCCAGAGAAGTTGTGAAAGAATTTAAAAAGAAAAACATTGAAAAAAAATTGGATTCTTATCGTCAAAAACTAATTAGTTCCTTAGTATTCAGAGATTATAAAGGAACTTTGGATATTTTAATGCAGTTGTCCAATTATTCTGGAGTATCTTTTGGGTTTGTTTTTGATTTTATTGAAAATCCATCTCAAAATGATGATCTTGTAAGAGCTTTTGTATTTAAATTAAATTCAACGGAATATGAACCAAATGGAAAAGAAAAAAAGACAGAGGATAAATAA
- the rpsP gene encoding 30S ribosomal protein S16, whose product MLKLRLTRLGDKKRPSYRLVVMENLSKRDGKAIAYLGNYFPLEDSKVVLKEEEILKFLSNGAQPTRTVKSILVKAGIWSKFEETKKK is encoded by the coding sequence ATGTTAAAGTTAAGATTAACTCGATTAGGGGACAAAAAAAGACCTTCTTACAGATTGGTGGTCATGGAAAATTTATCCAAGAGAGATGGAAAAGCAATTGCTTATTTAGGAAACTATTTTCCATTGGAAGATTCTAAAGTAGTGTTAAAAGAAGAAGAAATTTTAAAATTCTTATCTAATGGGGCCCAACCTACAAGAACTGTAAAATCTATTCTGGTAAAAGCCGGAATTTGGTCAAAATTTGAAGAAACAAAAAAGAAATAA